In Mytilus trossulus isolate FHL-02 chromosome 6, PNRI_Mtr1.1.1.hap1, whole genome shotgun sequence, a single window of DNA contains:
- the LOC134722339 gene encoding mucin-4-like: protein MYFEVSTTNEPVTFPITFESTTVTDELTTEQQYTTMSQSMTTNIFETSTEQYATTAEESTTQNDATTQNYATTQEFTTQNELTTSEKSTFQQVTTGEESTTKESPTTQNEATIRDELTTKNEATTQEDQTTHYESTTSEKSTARFEATTREDTTTQAEITTRDETTTTYGITTRDETTTQNILDPLVSTSNDVTLKITAANTIYRSTSSLEAQTTEATTALAETTIETTTADKMTTETTNNKVFTTETTAVTTTSHDTTMTEETTTSERTTKYDATTLGMKTKESTIEDTTTTHLVSTLPVTSEPTLPMTSMSTPSDNSSSVDAIRVAPTSNNNTGAIVGGIIGAMVAIAASIFVLKYLLARQKSGKFGSDNKIAPTETNEASGSMAPSSTQQVV from the exons ATGTATTTTGAAGTTTCAACGACAAATGAGCCTGTGACATTTCCTATAACATTTGAATCGACTACTGTCACAGACGAACTGACAACGGAACAACAATACACCACAATGAGTCAATCTATGACAACAAATATATTCGAAACATCTACGGAACAATATGCAACAACAGCTGAAGAATCTACAACACAAAATGACGCAACAACACAAAATTACGCCACAACTCAAGAATTTACTACACAAAATGAACTTACAACAAGTGAAAAATCAACATTTCAGCAGGTTACAACAGGCGAAGAATCAACCACAAAAGAGTCACCAACAACACAAAATGAAGCTACAATTCGTGATgaattaacaacaaaaaatgaagcTACAACTCAAGAGGACCAAACAACACATTATGAATCGACAACATCAGAAAAATCAACAGCACGATTTGAAGCAACAACAAGGGAGGATACAACAACACAAGCCGAAATAACAACAAGAGATGAGACAACAACAACATATGGAATAACAACAAGAGATGAAACAACCACACAAAATATATTAGACCCACTAGTATCCACAAGCAATGATGTAACTCTGAAAATAACTGCAGCCAATACTATATATAGAAGCACAAGTAGTTTAG AGGCGCAAACCACAGAAGCAACGACAGCATTGGCTGAAACAACAATTGAAACTACTACAGCAGACAAAATGACAAcagaaacaacaaacaacaaagtATTCACAACAGAGACGACAGCGGTCACAACTACTAGTCACGACACTACAATGACAGAAGAAACAACAACCAGTGAAAGAACAACTAAATATGATGCAACGACACTTGGTATGAAAACGAAAGAATCTACTATTGAGGATACCACTACTACTCATTTAG tGTCAACGTTACCAGTGACTTCGGAACCTACGTTGCCTATGACATCTATGTCGACGCCATCTGATAACTCCTCCTCCGTAGACGCAATCCGGGTTGCACCTACATCTAATAATAACACAGGAGCTATAGTAGGTGGTATTATTGGTGCTATGGTCGCCATTGCAGcatctatttttgttttaaaatatttattggcCAGACAAAAGAGTGGAAAATTTGGATCAGACAATAAAATAGCACCGACGGAAACAAATGAAGCATCAGGAAGCATGGCACCCTCGTCTACACAACAAGTTGTTTAA
- the LOC134720851 gene encoding cell adhesion molecule 2-like: MGVVCTGLLLFVCMAGSSALNITMNQNILGLLGPSSVQLNCSFDTDAGDVLFLINFKAFIRGAFRNIASFSPPNFGAPALILTDGFYLIGRVTLTNPTSASTTAIMTFDEVACEDETDYQCEINYQDGATGDAPSPLPFASTNLTVRAAAEKPIDSPLITGVNGSIIEGQNVTFTCSGNVGNPPGTFIWEKYRMIGFFPKTYEDKPTTITPGLVNCTNNGTSSVTIAMESEDDRSLVRCVIKQEFGDVFQQTSILSVLYSAREPIITTSPDQPSYIEGSDPITLTCWGAGNPIPTYTWYREANTTILSTTSSYVINDVTVENGGTYICEIENMVDGRLFNDSSAFNILIGPNVTSSSPASSSSPTGQPSSTVVVVGDDSVDDNLPAIIGGSVAAFVAVIITIFICKYTLKKNGKYDGQSQGQINHFETNLSSGSSPPTSTHHIDLYSSLQMKQSSKL, from the exons GATCCTCTGCACTGAATATTACTATGAACCAGAATATCCTAGGTCTTCTAGGTCCGTCAAGTGTACAGTTGAACTGTTCTTTTGATACAGATGCTGGGGATGTGTTGTTCCTTATTAATTTTAAAGCGTTCATTCGAGGAGCCTTTAGAAACATCGCGTCTTTCTCACCACCAAATTTCGGAGCACCAGCACTAATATTAACCGATGGGTTTTACTTGATTGGTAGGGTTACCCTGACAAATCCAACATCTGCATCGACCACCGCAATAATGACCTTTGACGAGGTTGCTTGTGAAGATGAAACTGATTACCAATGTGAAATCAACTATCAAGATGGTGCTACAGGCGACGCTCCGTCACCTTTACCGTTTGCCTCCACAAACCTTACTGTTAGGG CTGCTGCAGAAAAACCAATAGATTCCCCTTTGATTACCGGGGTCAATGGTAGCATTATTGAGGGTCAAAATGTGACCTTCACCTGTTCAGGAAATGTTGGAAATCCTCCAGGAACATTTATTTGGGAGAAGTATCGTATGATTGGTTTCTTTCCAAAAACATACGAGGACAAACCGACCACAATAACACCTGGACTGGTAAACTGTACAAACAACGGGACCAGCAGCGTTACCATAGCAATGGAAAGTGAAGATGATAGGTCTTTAGTTCGCTGTGTAATCAAACAGGAGTTTGGAGatgtttttcaacaaacatCTATCCTCAGTGTTCTCT ACAGTGCACGTGAACCTATAATAACAACAAGTCCAGATCAACCATCTTACATTGAGGGATCAGATCCTATTACGCTAACATGTTGGGGTGCTGGGAATCCGATTCCAACATATACCTGGTACAGAGAGGCCAACACTACGATTCTTTCAACTACGTCATCATATGTTATCAATGATGTCACTGTCGAAAATGGTGGCACCTACATTTGTGAAATTGAAAACATGGTTGACGGACGACTGTTTAACGATTCGTCtgctttcaatattttaatag GTCCCAATGTCACCTCATCAAGTCCAGCTTCATCATCATCACCAACAGGACAACCTTCCTCAACAGTTGTTGTGGTCGGGGACGATTCGGTTGATGACAACCTTCCTGCTATTATTGGGGGTTCTGTGGCTGCATTTGTAGCTGTAAtcataacaattttcatttgtaaatatacacTAAAGAAAAATGGAAAGTATGACGGACAGTCACAAGGACAGATCAATCATTTTGAGACTAATCTATCCTCTGGTAGCTCTCCTCCCACTTCTACACACCACATTGATTTGTATAGTAGTCTTCAAATGAAACAGAGTAGTAAGTTGTAA